Genomic window (Nymphaea colorata isolate Beijing-Zhang1983 chromosome 1, ASM883128v2, whole genome shotgun sequence):
aaaccTCATTCTTTGAATCATGTGCAGAGGAAAAAATGCTTCTTCATTTGCAACTTACCAACTACAAGAGATTGTCATGTTAAATATAAGGAAAAATATGAAGTAGCAAACAAGTAATGGGCCTTGGACCTTGATTAGTGTGGAGATGACAAGGGAACAGAGTATCTTAGCAGGCTTTTGATACCTTTGTGCAGCTGTTGAAGGGAATTCTTAAGTGAAGACAGAGAAAAAGCTGTCTTGAGTACATGGTATTATATCACCAAGGATTTTGCTTTTATTGTTTGATTAAAGCATTTCATGAACATGGAACAACATGGAACTGCCTTTCGTCACATGGTCAAAGCTAATGTACTCAGAGGAACCAGTGGTAGAGGCTTGTTATGGCCTGTCAGACTTAACCTGCTCTCCAACTATGTAAAGCTAATAGTACTTTGTCGTCAAGAAGGAAAACTGATTATAGGCATGTCAGCATGCAGCTAGAAAGGATGATTAACTCTTGGTTGCAGAAAGAAAAACTTAAGCATTTGGGCATATAGCATATCACAGAGTGCCCAACCTTTTTATTGAGAGAAATTcctaaagaataaaaaaaatgttaattctTGACATAAAATGGCACGGTACCTCTTGAAGACAAAACTACCTTGCGTCCGTCAAGGGAAGGAAGGGTAATGCCTTGGCAAGAGCATACTTTCGGTCATTTTAAAtcaaaaattgatattttttttgttagaaaaggGTAGACAtagttttgtaatttttttcgaTATTCTTTATATCTGGATGTATAACAGCATACAGAATCTGAAACAGTTAGCAACTAGAtgccatcttcttgtttctcagaACTGGCTAAcagatttgaatttgggttGAACATCTAATAAACCCAACAACCCAAAATCTCTATCAGATATGCGGATATGAGTTTAAATGTAGagattcattttaatgttcttttatTACCTTTCAATACTTTAATTGATCTATTTTCGGTAaccaaaaaaaacatttttaaagaCGAATAAACGCAAAAATCCTACATTCTCGTTTTCGATATTtgtaaaaaatttcaaattcgCATACTGAACCCAGTTGGATTCGCCTTCTCAGTGTATGGAGCATAGCTACTCAGCTCTGAAAGGGTTGATTTAAGGACCTAGGAATAATTTGACAAAGTTAAGATATTGAGGAACTCTTAAAGTTAAAAGCCCTacatcaggggtggagccaaggggaGGCCGGGAGAGGCCTGGCCTCACctcatctcaattttttttattttacatacaaaatttaaaaaatattatttatcttatataaaagattgaaaaaattataattcGGCTTCAGTTAAAAATTCTTGACTCTACCCCTACCCTAGATGAAGTGTTGCCTGCCATTCTACATTTCAAATTTGGTGGCAGGAAGAGTCTATATATACTTTGGGGAGGACGAGAGACGTCTGAATCGGAACTGGAAGAGCATAGAGGGAGCAAGTTACATTTTATGGCCCTTAACAAGGGACTATGTGTTGCAGGATAAATTCAAAATGGCCCTACTAAGTTAACTGAAAGATCCTTCCCCGATAAAGGCAAAagtaaaatttacaaaattattaACAAGGGACTATGTGTTATAGTAAAATTTCACTGAAAGGTCAATTTCGTGAAATTCAGactgatttttttatataaattttaaatgaagACCACCTTATGTGATTTTTTAATCTAGTCTCACACTTGTCATGAAAACTATATATGAAATGAAAGCCTGAAGTGgcttttcatgaatttgaaaaaatagaaagcGTTACCAGcacctttttttaatatttccttCTATAGCTAAACCACATTTTTATCCaagttttttagctttttagGTTGAATAGAATTCACTCAAGATTTTATTGGCAGTTTCCGTAAAAGGTATGGTATATTTAAGAAAATTATGAAGAGTAGTCTCTCTtttaaattataagaaaaaagttCCTAAAATTGTGTtttcttctttagttttttCTAAAGGGAgtagttttgtatttttttgggCCAATACGTATTACTATCCTTGGGCCGCCCTCGAACGCATAGTACAAGAGGCCTATACCGGTGATTGTGTCACCGGTAAAACTTCCCAGCAGTGAGATGTCCCGCTGCCATGCTCACCGTTGGTCCGGCCCTCGGAACTGGCTACAGCAAGGGACCGCTGCCAGAAATATCCACACAAAGTGGGTTTTGTCGCCGGTAAACATACATATCGGAGAAAGAAatcacggctaaaacattgtCTACCGGTGCAACAAATCTACATCTGTAGCCtgctttcattttatcaaaaaaCAGAGACATAATAACAAAATAAGgtgcaataaaataaaatataaattaaaaataacagACAAACATCACAAGGCACAAACTAATTCAGCAAAAAAAGGTTATGGGCAGGGCTTTCAATTAATATTGGTGAATTTTCTTAGACATCACTCATCAATTATGGCTCTTCATGCACCGGGTTCACCATGCTGGTCTCCTAGTTCAGGACTCAGCCCACTCGTCTTAAACCTTCACATAGTGCATATGACTTCTGCACATAAATGATCAAGACCCACCTTAATTTACCTCCACAAGTCCCACTTCTTCCATTGCTTCTGCAAACAGCATCTTCCATGGCAGAATCCACGAATAAACAATCACTTAATGAGTGTGAGATGCTGAAAAGATCAATCCCATGATCATGCTTGTCATCACTCTTAAGTCTTAATTAGAAAGGCTACAGATACTTCAAGGTAGGTTTAAtgtgaaatgagaaaaaagcaGCAGAACACTGACCTGCAGCGGAACCTGACATGAAGCTATCACTGCCAGGGGATGAAGGTTGAGTACAATGTGCAAGTGTTTGATACTGTCCTGCCTTGACTGCCATGTTCACTGCTAAACTTTCAATTTAGAAGGAGGGCAGGTCAACCATATTTGTGAGTCTGTAAATGCACAAACGAAATCTATATACACTGAAGTACCTTCTCAGATCTCGTACGCTTATTTTTCTATCAAGAGAGCTTGGAACAAGTAGAAGTTCTTCTGGAACAGCTAATTGCAACACCCTAAAAGGATGAGAGAGCAAAAAAACTTCAAGTGAAATTACAAACtaagacaaagaaaaagtacCAACTTAACTTACGTTATAAACCCGTCATGAGCTCGCCAAGGAGCAACCATGTTTCCACTTCATGCATCAAACGTCTAATAtatcttgtaaaattttgaattttctcaaaCCCCTTTGATAGAGGTCGTATCTTTGTATGGGTGCATTTTCACATATGTGTATGATGTGTTTGTTGGGgaattatacatataataattaGTCCCTTAACCAACCCTTTTGAGTTCTGTAAGTTGTGCGCCTTCTGACGTTTCCTTGTAGATGCATGACACCAGCTAGAGGCTGTAACACAAAACTTGTTATTGTAATTTATATAATGAGCAATCAAAATGTAGGCTGAACTGCATAAATAACAAATGCCAAAACACACAATAGACCAAAATCTGATAGAAAATGACaacagaaataaaagaaagcagAGCTGACTTTTTCTTAACCTGTATTAATCTTACACATACACGACTCCTAATCTAATTCTAGGGATACTTTGAAGAGGTCGAAGCTCCTCCTTTTTTGCTCTTGCTCCTCTGGTTTAAGATTCTTTCGGGACCTAAGTGAACTTATGATTATCCCCAACTTGAGATAGCGCTTGCCACAAATGGATTTCTTGGTTTTTATCGGCTTGACCAACTATGCTATACCATGTGAGCCTTACGACACATCAATAAACCCTAAAGCCAGATAAATACATGATATATGCTAGCAAATTAAATTACATTAGAATTTTTGGAGGAAGATGACCGATGGCCATAAGGCTGCTAGGGGTTATTTTTCTCCCTTGGTATACAATTGTACATGTAAAGAGTTACTAAAGTACATTATTTTAGGAAAATGAACTGGTTGTGGTACTCTCATGCAATGGAAAGAAATAAGGAGCTCTAAAATTAGTATCACCTCAATGTTGATTTGATTACAGTGAGCACagcctttccttttttttttttttaaaaataaaggatCGGGTCTGGGTTCGCTATTTTCGGTTTTGATCAAGACATAATAGAATCCAACCCAAATCCAgttccctttcttctcttgccATTGGATAATAAAAACTTATGCCAGTGCTTGTAAAGATCTCTACCTCCAATCTGGATCCCCCTAGATCTATAACAAACTCGGATCCGGAATTTGTTTCCAAACATTTTAGTCCGACAGGCCACAGCGGGTGTGTCATTAAAATCCCAGTGGGGAAAATTTGGCCCGTTTAGGGCACCACGCTGCTGCATCGCTGCCTTCTTGTTTGCAGGGTCCCTGTTCACCCCAGGGGACGACATCaccaggttctctctctctctctctctctttttcctcctGTGTTGTTCCATGGAGTATGTTTGCTCTCTGTTTGGAGTTCGACAGCGATCGGACTCACTAAATCGAATGTGGGcgccatttttcttttggtttttgctTTGGGTACTGCAGATCCGTGGATATATGCCATAGATCAGCCAGTGGGTTTTTCTTCTGCCCACTCGATTTCCCTTCTTCTTGTTccattttccctcttctccttccgCACCCCCTCTCTCGTTCCGTGCGTTTGATTGTTTCCCTTCGGAATGATACTTCTACATCATTCCAAAGTGTTAAGTATAATGTCGATGCGTGTATGCTATGCCTGCAATTAGTTGTGCCAttgtttcatttgtttctttgttgaTCGATAGATTTCGGTGACGGTGAAGTTCTAGGGTTAGATCTCTTTATTCTTGTTTCTAGTTGACACATTGTCTTCAGAGTTGAGGACCATGTTTTTATTATATGTTCTTCTTTacttgttttgttgtttctttgtcGGGCATGAAGACTTCGAGTTTTTTGGGTTGATTTAAGGTTTAGAGGAGGTGAATCCGTGAAGGTTCACTAGCGAATGGTTTTACGGAATTCCTTTGACCGTAATCATCTCTTTCTGCAGGTTTAATCAGTCAGGGTGTCATGATGGATCGCAAACGAATctgcattttttcctttgtgaTTTTGCTGCTGATTCAATGTTTTTCCGTTAATGCTTCAGATGAGGTGAGTTTTTTTCCGAatcatttgatttttctctgTAGATTTTATAGATCCGATCTAGTCTTGGCTTCTGGTCGTTTTGTATTGATTCATCCTTTATTCTTTAGTTGTTCTATGAGTCGTTCGACGAAGCCTTTGAAGGTCGGTGGATTGTCACTGAGAAGGATGATTACACAGGTTGGTTTCACGACTTGTAAACGTCACGCTTCTGAATTTgtcttatatgtttttttttttcatagctTATGCCGTTATCTGTCATCGTTTGATCTAGGTGTATGGAAGCATGCTAAGAGTGAGGGACATGATGATTACGGTCTTCTTGTGAgcgaaaaggcaaaaaaatacGGCATAGTTAAGGAATTAGAAAATGCAGTAGAGTTCAAGGATGGAACCATTATTCTGCAATTTGAAACCAGGCTGCAGAATGGGCTGGAATGCGGAGGGGCTTACTTGAAATATCTTCGACCTCAGGATGCCGGATGGACACCCAAGCAGTTCGACAATGAATCGCCATACTCGATTATGTTTGGACCAGATAAATGCGGTTCCACTAACAAGGTCCATTTCATTGTGAAGCACAAAAACCCTAAATCTGGCGAATATGTTGAGCACCACCTCAAGTATCCTCCATCAGTTCCTTACGACAAGCTCACTCACGTTTACACTGCTATCATCAAGCCAGATAATGAACTGAAGATCCTGGTTGatggggaggagaagaagaaggcgaaCTTTCTGTCGCAAGATGACTTTGAACCAGCTTTTGTGCCGCCTGCTACAATTCCTGATCCGGATGACAAGAAACCGGAGGATTGGGACGAGCGAGCCAAGATTCCAGACCCTAATGCTGTGAAGCCAGATGACTGGGATGAAGATGCACCGATGGAAATTGAAGATGAAGAGGCTGAAAAGCCTGAGAGTTGGTTGGATGATGAACCTGAGGAGATTGATGACCCAGAAGCTACGAAGCCGGAAGATTGGGATGATGAGGAGGATGGAGAGTGGGAGGCCCCAAAAATAGATAATCCCAAGTGCTCAGAAGCTCCAGGCTGTGGGGAATGGAAGAGGCCCATGAAGAGGAACCCTGCTTACAAGGGCAAATGGCATGCCCCCATGGTTGATAACCCCAACTACAAAGGCAACTGGAAGCCGCAACAAATTCCAAACCCTGACTTCTTTGAGCTTGAGAAACCCAACTTTGAGCCTCTTGTTGCAATTGGCATTGAGATCTGGACAATGCAGGATGGGATCCTATTTGATAATATTCTGATTGCAAGTGATGAGAAAGTCGCGGAGACATACCGTGAGAAAACATGGAAGCCCAAATATGACGCcgagaaagaaaagcagaagGCTGATGAAGAGGCTGCGGGTCTGCCAACAGGGCTTGCGGGCTTCCAGGTGACTACCGTCCTGCcagattttgatatttcatGTTCTTTCGTGGTGCCTGTGCCTTGTGCTGATCTGGTTCTCGTTTTCTGCAGAAAAAAGTGTTCGATATCCTTTACAAGATAGCTGGCATACCATTCTTGGAAGCATATAAGCCCAAAATCATTG
Coding sequences:
- the LOC116246016 gene encoding calnexin homolog, which encodes MMDRKRICIFSFVILLLIQCFSVNASDELFYESFDEAFEGRWIVTEKDDYTGVWKHAKSEGHDDYGLLVSEKAKKYGIVKELENAVEFKDGTIILQFETRLQNGLECGGAYLKYLRPQDAGWTPKQFDNESPYSIMFGPDKCGSTNKVHFIVKHKNPKSGEYVEHHLKYPPSVPYDKLTHVYTAIIKPDNELKILVDGEEKKKANFLSQDDFEPAFVPPATIPDPDDKKPEDWDERAKIPDPNAVKPDDWDEDAPMEIEDEEAEKPESWLDDEPEEIDDPEATKPEDWDDEEDGEWEAPKIDNPKCSEAPGCGEWKRPMKRNPAYKGKWHAPMVDNPNYKGNWKPQQIPNPDFFELEKPNFEPLVAIGIEIWTMQDGILFDNILIASDEKVAETYREKTWKPKYDAEKEKQKADEEAAGLPTGLAGFQKKVFDILYKIAGIPFLEAYKPKIIDVIEKGEKQPNLTIGILVSILVVIITLFLRVLFGGNKPSVPPQAAQIEKDDGPGETDNGDNIAEKDENEKEDNAAPRQRRSRRET